The Pseudomonas asiatica genome has a segment encoding these proteins:
- a CDS encoding gluconokinase: MNSPLSAIVVMGVAGCGKSCIGAAIAARSGGRLIEGDAFHPAENIRKMSAGIPLDDSDRAGWLVRLGQELQATTQAGERPILTCSALKRRYRDSLRDAMPGLVFVFLELSPAEAEKRVLARPGHFMPASLIDSQFAALEAPHGEPLTIALDATQPIEALAEAVDSWLKGRGEPGLAQTA; encoded by the coding sequence ATGAATTCTCCCCTGTCCGCCATCGTGGTGATGGGCGTGGCCGGTTGCGGCAAAAGCTGCATCGGCGCTGCCATCGCCGCCCGAAGCGGCGGCCGCCTGATCGAAGGCGACGCTTTCCACCCTGCCGAAAACATCCGCAAGATGAGCGCTGGCATCCCCCTGGACGACAGCGACCGTGCCGGCTGGCTGGTGCGTCTTGGTCAGGAGCTGCAAGCCACGACCCAGGCCGGGGAACGTCCGATCCTGACCTGTTCGGCCCTCAAACGCCGCTATCGCGACTCCCTGCGCGATGCCATGCCCGGGCTGGTGTTCGTGTTCCTCGAGCTGTCACCCGCCGAGGCGGAAAAACGCGTGCTGGCCCGCCCCGGGCATTTCATGCCGGCGAGCCTCATCGACAGCCAGTTCGCTGCCCTCGAGGCGCCACACGGCGAACCCCTGACTATCGCGCTTGACGCCACCCAGCCCATCGAAGCGCTTGCCGAAGCGGTGGACAGCTGGCTAAAGGGCCGCGGTGAGCCGGGCCTGGCACAAACCGCCTGA